From one Treponema denticola genomic stretch:
- a CDS encoding DUF6364 family protein has translation MKTELILKIDKNIAESMRHYAVKNKKSMSKFVEDLFNNSMGINQRIEEISPLVKELSGIIREQDLENISYMSYLEKKYE, from the coding sequence ATGAAGACTGAATTGATTCTAAAAATAGATAAAAATATTGCTGAATCGATGAGACACTATGCGGTCAAAAATAAAAAAAGTATGTCAAAATTTGTTGAAGATCTTTTTAATAATTCAATGGGTATAAATCAAAGGATAGAAGAAATATCTCCACTTGTTAAAGAATTGAGCGGCATTATAAGAGAGCAGGATTTAGAAAATATAAGTTATATGAGCTATTTGGAAAAAAAATATGAGTAA
- a CDS encoding type II toxin-antitoxin system VapC family toxin, with protein MSKRIFVDSDVILDILCQREPYYEYAAYVFSLSDTKRIVLYTTSLVFSNVYYILRKLLSIQKAKEALRKLRLLVKVIPVEEKEVDLALNSKFSDFEDALQYYTAMRHKIEILLTRNIKDYKEREIIVQTPEEFIRDNKKLEV; from the coding sequence ATGAGTAAAAGGATATTTGTTGATTCGGATGTAATTTTAGATATTTTATGCCAACGTGAACCATATTATGAATATGCTGCTTACGTGTTTTCATTAAGTGATACAAAAAGAATTGTTTTATATACAACATCGCTGGTATTTTCAAATGTATATTATATACTCAGAAAGTTATTGAGTATACAAAAAGCAAAAGAAGCATTACGGAAATTGAGGTTGCTTGTTAAAGTAATACCTGTAGAAGAAAAAGAAGTAGATTTAGCTCTAAATTCAAAGTTCTCAGATTTTGAAGATGCTTTACAATATTATACGGCGATGCGGCATAAGATAGAAATACTATTAACACGAAATATAAAAGATTATAAAGAAAGAGAAATAATAGTACAAACACCTGAAGAATTCATAAGAGATAATAAGAAACTCGAAGTCTAA
- a CDS encoding DUF456 domain-containing protein yields the protein MSDEQKQKRGFEKEIEVAISKELEKYAEANADFLQMHSDLKNLNPNRGGNKGHGGFVFERVEKAKRNAESHIKGGTKVVELTDTLAENGNQNFSVNDTNSDLVSLSKDGNIVSGSGEQLKAYGKQTTKSAVRDVMNGKEGNINRYDTITVPKDRYDATLQEIDNYIEKSKNEGNEKGVEELKKLKKKIKKGTADTKDIVFADKHKNIYTAKEIAKTANKAGLQAAGTSSAIQGGISSVLNLKAVANGEKTANEAIKDITVETAKTAGESYLTAAGASALGGALKQSSTQIIKNLGKGSGPMVIVNSSKILAKNTIDLIKGKISVEKYIKNIGKEGAALGSSVVGSNIGAIAGTLILPGIGTAIGTFIGSVLGSIMSNITYGQLVQTMELNRLSDEQRKQIEEYCKTLIEEELYYRERINNALTTYLNKKEKDLTIAFNNISYALQNNQSLSLVLQRLSDILDLDVKLYSEDEVVDIIINQRNVSI from the coding sequence ATGTCAGACGAACAGAAACAAAAAAGAGGTTTTGAAAAAGAAATCGAAGTTGCTATTAGTAAGGAACTAGAGAAATATGCTGAAGCTAATGCTGATTTTCTTCAAATGCATTCAGACTTAAAGAATCTAAATCCGAATCGTGGTGGGAACAAAGGACATGGCGGTTTTGTTTTTGAACGAGTAGAAAAAGCAAAGAGAAATGCAGAGAGTCATATAAAAGGAGGAACAAAAGTTGTCGAATTAACCGACACCTTGGCCGAAAACGGCAATCAAAATTTTAGTGTAAATGACACAAATTCTGATTTAGTTTCTTTGAGCAAAGATGGAAACATAGTTTCAGGTTCTGGAGAACAATTAAAGGCATACGGTAAACAAACAACAAAAAGTGCTGTTCGAGATGTTATGAATGGAAAAGAAGGTAACATCAATCGCTATGATACAATAACGGTTCCAAAAGATAGATATGATGCAACACTTCAAGAAATAGATAATTATATCGAAAAATCTAAAAATGAAGGCAATGAAAAAGGTGTAGAAGAATTAAAAAAATTAAAGAAAAAAATAAAAAAAGGAACGGCAGACACAAAAGATATCGTTTTTGCTGATAAACATAAAAACATTTACACCGCAAAAGAAATTGCAAAAACAGCAAATAAGGCAGGATTACAGGCTGCTGGAACAAGTTCGGCAATTCAAGGAGGCATCAGTTCTGTATTGAACCTAAAAGCTGTTGCAAACGGTGAAAAAACTGCAAACGAAGCTATAAAAGATATTACGGTAGAAACAGCAAAAACTGCGGGTGAAAGTTATTTAACGGCTGCTGGGGCAAGTGCATTGGGAGGTGCATTAAAACAATCTTCCACACAAATTATAAAAAATCTCGGAAAAGGTTCTGGACCAATGGTTATTGTGAATTCTAGTAAAATTTTGGCAAAGAATACAATCGATTTGATAAAAGGAAAAATATCTGTAGAAAAATATATAAAAAATATTGGCAAAGAAGGTGCTGCTTTAGGAAGTTCTGTCGTGGGATCAAATATTGGAGCTATTGCAGGTACATTAATTCTTCCAGGAATTGGTACAGCAATAGGTACATTCATAGGCTCTGTACTTGGTTCAATTATGTCTAACATAACATATGGACAACTTGTACAAACGATGGAATTAAACCGTTTATCTGATGAGCAAAGAAAGCAAATCGAAGAATACTGTAAAACTCTTATTGAAGAAGAATTATATTACAGAGAACGTATAAATAATGCGTTGACAACCTATTTAAATAAAAAAGAAAAAGATTTAACAATAGCCTTTAATAATATTTCATATGCACTACAAAATAATCAGAGTCTTTCACTGGTTTTACAAAGACTTTCTGATATCTTAGATTTAGATGTAAAATTATACAGTGAAGACGAAGTTGTTGATATTATTATAAATCAAAGAAATGTCAGCATCTAA
- a CDS encoding winged helix-turn-helix domain-containing protein, with the protein MLGSQAIAWIEEKMEKQYTFVELIIDFFNEVKKPMSPEEIWEKAKELSLDKKLGSLGKTPPATIGVRLYVDIKENGDKSKFIQVSKDHQDFY; encoded by the coding sequence ATGTTAGGTTCACAGGCAATAGCGTGGATTGAGGAAAAAATGGAAAAACAATATACATTTGTTGAATTGATTATTGATTTTTTTAATGAAGTAAAGAAGCCTATGTCTCCAGAAGAAATTTGGGAAAAAGCAAAAGAACTTTCTTTAGATAAGAAATTAGGAAGTTTAGGAAAAACTCCTCCAGCGACTATAGGTGTTCGTTTATATGTTGATATAAAAGAAAATGGAGATAAAAGTAAATTTATTCAAGTTTCAAAAGACCATCAAGATTTTTATTGA
- a CDS encoding viperin family antiviral radical SAM protein yields MYNSKQFLRTVNWHFVNSCNMSCKYCFVSCCKELPLEESISVLEKLKGHFDRINFVGGEPTVSSKLIPLVKKAKEYGFIVSMVTNGFNLYHKPETFDEILTDFSIIGISIDSLNENTNVLIGRSVKNSVLSRDDYIDLCKKIKLAGCKLKINTVVSRVNLDENFNDFYETVMPDRIKLLQVLRPAGRLKQDYTDFLIEEDDYLEFVQRHHKFSEVICSENNELMLNSYYILNSDACFLDNKSGCISGSLLENDLKSVLKNVYVDENKYRARYA; encoded by the coding sequence ATGTATAATTCAAAACAATTTTTGCGAACAGTGAATTGGCATTTTGTTAATAGTTGTAATATGTCATGTAAATACTGTTTTGTTTCTTGCTGTAAGGAACTTCCGCTTGAAGAATCCATAAGTGTTCTTGAAAAATTAAAAGGGCATTTTGATCGGATTAATTTTGTTGGTGGTGAGCCGACTGTTTCATCCAAACTTATTCCTCTTGTAAAAAAAGCAAAAGAATATGGTTTTATTGTGTCTATGGTTACAAATGGATTCAATTTATATCATAAACCTGAAACTTTTGACGAAATTCTTACTGATTTTAGTATTATAGGTATCAGTATTGATTCTTTAAATGAAAATACAAATGTATTGATTGGTAGGTCTGTGAAAAATAGTGTTTTATCTAGGGATGATTATATAGATCTGTGTAAAAAAATAAAACTTGCAGGCTGTAAATTAAAAATAAATACAGTTGTAAGCAGAGTAAATTTAGATGAAAACTTTAATGATTTTTATGAAACTGTTATGCCTGATAGAATAAAATTACTTCAGGTTCTAAGACCTGCCGGAAGATTAAAACAAGATTATACGGATTTCTTGATAGAGGAAGATGATTATTTAGAGTTTGTTCAACGGCATCATAAGTTTTCTGAGGTAATATGTAGTGAGAATAATGAATTAATGTTGAACTCATATTATATCTTAAATAGTGATGCTTGCTTTCTTGATAATAAATCTGGTTGTATAAGCGGTTCTTTGTTGGAAAATGATTTAAAGTCGGTATTAAAAAATGTTTATGTCGATGAGAATAAATATAGAGCCAGATATGCATAA